The following are encoded together in the Robertmurraya sp. FSL R5-0851 genome:
- a CDS encoding ribonucleoside-diphosphate reductase subunit alpha, producing the protein MTVVDVHEDYKSVLRAIEECSSTYQLDATEITKMINELEAAKKEVSQQALFYSLNKIAMDQPDWTFVAARIYLTELYKQASQNRNYDSTYTYGDFYDLLATLTEKGIYSPKLLQMYTEEEIKQLAAGINPERDQLFNYIGLFLFADRYLARDHDRKVYELPQERFMVIAMTIMMNESKGQRLELVKEAYWALSHLYMTVATPTLSNAGKNFGQLSSCFIDTVDDSLDGIYLNNWDIARLSKEGGGIGIYYGKVRALGSDIKGFKGMSSGVVPWIRLINDTAVSVDQLGQRQGAVAIYLDIFHKDVMNGFLELKTNNGDERRKAHDIFTGVTIPDLFMEKLLEKDENGRSIGEWHTFCPHQVKQLMGWKDENGTPLGLEDFYDENDRKYFTEKYEEAVNQPLLPRKTYRAMDIMARIMVAQLETGTPYMFYRDEVNRQNPNKRTEGRTSIYCSNLCTEIAQNMSSTTIVKEYKDEDGNLVIVRKPGEFVVCNLSSINLAKSYGANELERLIRIQVRMLDNVIDLNTIPVGQAELTNQKYRAVGLGTFGWHHLLALQSIHWESEEAVQFADELYENIAYYTIQASMELAKEKGAFSQFETSEWATGKYFERRNYTSERWSELKEQVKTNGIRNGWLMAIAPNSSTAKIGGSTDGIDPLYAVEYAEEKKNFKFKVTAPDLNHRTYAYYRRARHELDQVWSIRQNAARQRHIDQSISFNLYVRHDIKAKDLLHLHIEAWKQGLKTTYYVRSTSQSEIEECEACHS; encoded by the coding sequence ATGACAGTAGTAGATGTACATGAAGATTATAAGTCGGTGTTAAGAGCGATTGAAGAGTGTTCTTCAACTTATCAGTTAGACGCGACAGAGATAACAAAAATGATCAATGAATTAGAGGCAGCAAAAAAAGAAGTGAGCCAACAAGCTTTATTTTATTCTTTAAATAAAATCGCGATGGACCAGCCGGATTGGACTTTTGTTGCCGCACGAATCTATTTAACGGAACTATACAAACAAGCTTCACAAAACCGAAACTACGATTCCACATATACATATGGGGACTTTTACGATTTGCTAGCAACGTTAACGGAGAAAGGAATTTACTCTCCAAAACTGCTGCAAATGTATACAGAGGAAGAAATTAAACAATTAGCAGCGGGAATCAATCCGGAACGAGATCAGCTTTTCAACTATATTGGTCTGTTCCTCTTTGCCGATCGTTACCTTGCAAGAGATCATGATCGAAAGGTATATGAATTGCCGCAAGAGAGATTCATGGTGATTGCCATGACTATCATGATGAACGAATCGAAAGGCCAAAGACTAGAGTTAGTAAAAGAAGCTTATTGGGCATTAAGCCATTTATATATGACTGTCGCAACACCAACCTTATCCAATGCTGGGAAGAACTTCGGTCAGCTGTCCTCTTGTTTTATTGACACAGTGGATGACTCGCTTGACGGGATTTATTTGAACAATTGGGATATCGCTCGCTTAAGTAAAGAAGGCGGTGGCATCGGAATTTATTACGGAAAGGTTCGTGCGTTAGGTTCCGATATCAAAGGGTTCAAAGGGATGTCCTCTGGTGTTGTACCTTGGATTCGATTGATTAATGATACGGCTGTAAGTGTCGATCAATTGGGGCAAAGACAAGGAGCAGTCGCCATTTATTTAGATATATTCCATAAAGACGTGATGAATGGCTTCCTTGAGCTAAAAACCAATAACGGTGATGAACGAAGAAAGGCTCACGATATTTTCACTGGAGTTACCATTCCAGATTTATTTATGGAAAAACTTTTAGAAAAAGATGAAAATGGCAGAAGCATCGGGGAATGGCATACATTCTGTCCACACCAAGTAAAGCAGCTGATGGGCTGGAAGGACGAAAATGGAACACCTCTTGGACTTGAAGACTTTTATGATGAAAATGATAGAAAGTATTTTACGGAAAAATACGAAGAAGCGGTGAATCAGCCTCTTTTACCAAGAAAAACCTACCGTGCAATGGATATTATGGCCCGAATCATGGTCGCACAGTTAGAAACAGGTACACCATACATGTTCTATCGAGATGAGGTCAATCGTCAAAATCCAAATAAGCGTACAGAAGGAAGAACGTCTATCTACTGCAGTAATTTATGTACCGAAATTGCCCAAAACATGTCGAGTACAACGATTGTAAAAGAATACAAGGACGAAGATGGCAATCTAGTAATCGTAAGAAAGCCGGGAGAATTTGTTGTATGTAATCTTTCCTCGATCAATCTCGCAAAGTCTTATGGTGCCAATGAGCTTGAACGATTAATCAGAATTCAAGTGCGGATGCTAGACAATGTGATTGATCTAAATACCATTCCAGTCGGACAAGCCGAATTAACGAATCAAAAATATCGAGCGGTCGGCCTAGGTACGTTTGGATGGCATCACCTATTAGCCTTACAATCGATCCACTGGGAATCAGAGGAAGCGGTCCAGTTTGCTGATGAACTATACGAAAATATTGCCTATTATACCATCCAAGCTTCTATGGAGCTTGCGAAGGAAAAAGGAGCATTCAGTCAATTTGAGACGTCTGAATGGGCTACAGGAAAGTACTTCGAGCGGAGAAATTACACGTCCGAGCGTTGGAGTGAATTAAAGGAACAAGTAAAAACAAACGGAATTCGTAATGGCTGGCTGATGGCGATTGCCCCGAATTCTTCTACGGCAAAAATTGGTGGTTCCACCGATGGAATTGATCCATTGTACGCAGTAGAATATGCAGAGGAAAAGAAGAACTTTAAGTTCAAGGTAACCGCACCTGACTTAAACCATCGCACATACGCGTACTACCGTAGAGCAAGGCATGAGTTAGACCAAGTGTGGAGCATCCGCCAAAACGCTGCACGTCAACGCCATATTGATCAGTCCATCAGTTTTAATTTATATGTGAGACATGATATTAAAGCAAAAGACTTGCTCCATTTACACATAGAAGCATGGAAGCAAGGGTTAAAAACCACGTATTATGTGAGAAGTACCTCACAGTCAGAGATTGAAGAATGTGAAGCTTGCCATAGCTAA
- a CDS encoding ribonucleotide-diphosphate reductase subunit beta: MSINAPLNKIKLLNPTFPNRSTGIINGQSSGLLNWNDIAYPQMYDLYQTLLSNFWKAQEINMQDDIKQWDSLSSHEKDIFLRVNTQLASLDSLQTPTMSQVLDYVSDSSFKAIFAVIAQQEAVHNESYSYILSSLVPVSEQNARFNQAKDDPIVQKRNQLILDAYEQFRSHPNAQNLYELAINSIILEGIYFYAGFAFFYNLARQQKMLKTSTMISYIQRDEMQHAYFISQFVRIMLTENPELNNPANIQYAKNRIKEAVELEKEWAGEILAEMNGIDLEEFGQYVEYLANKRLRQLGLDHLYGDRENSMPWIQVFSDEMINETKSDFFEQKSRTYTKVTQSNGFDEL; the protein is encoded by the coding sequence ATGTCAATCAATGCCCCATTAAATAAAATCAAACTGTTGAATCCAACTTTTCCAAATCGTTCAACAGGTATTATTAACGGACAATCTTCCGGTCTCTTAAACTGGAATGATATCGCCTATCCACAAATGTATGATTTGTATCAAACCTTGCTGTCTAATTTTTGGAAGGCACAAGAAATCAATATGCAAGATGATATTAAACAATGGGATTCATTATCTTCACATGAAAAGGATATCTTTTTACGAGTGAACACGCAGCTTGCCTCCCTTGATAGCCTTCAAACACCAACGATGAGTCAAGTGCTCGATTATGTGAGCGATTCTAGCTTTAAGGCCATCTTTGCGGTCATTGCTCAGCAGGAGGCTGTTCATAATGAATCGTACTCCTATATATTAAGTTCATTGGTTCCAGTCAGTGAACAAAATGCGCGTTTTAATCAAGCGAAGGATGACCCGATCGTGCAAAAGAGAAACCAACTTATTTTGGATGCTTATGAACAATTCCGTTCCCATCCAAATGCACAGAATTTATACGAGCTAGCCATCAACTCCATCATTTTAGAAGGAATCTACTTCTATGCGGGCTTTGCCTTTTTCTATAATCTTGCTCGTCAGCAAAAGATGTTAAAGACGAGTACGATGATTAGCTATATCCAAAGAGATGAGATGCAGCATGCGTATTTTATTTCTCAGTTTGTACGAATTATGTTAACGGAAAATCCAGAGCTCAATAACCCAGCAAATATTCAATATGCAAAGAATCGCATCAAAGAAGCGGTGGAGCTGGAGAAGGAATGGGCGGGAGAAATATTAGCAGAGATGAACGGAATTGATCTGGAAGAGTTCGGACAATATGTGGAGTATCTGGCCAATAAAAGGCTTCGTCAATTGGGTCTGGATCATCTTTATGGTGACCGTGAAAATTCAATGCCATGGATTCAAGTGTTTAGTGACGAAATGATTAATGAAACCAAGTCAGACTTTTTTGAGCAGAAATCCCGTACCTATACAAAGGTGACACAGTCCAATGGCTTTGACGAACTTTAA
- a CDS encoding flavodoxin domain-containing protein → MALTNFKGKVAIVYSSVTGNTEELVRMVASCLQSRSMSTDLFQVEDFLRANMDDYDGLVIGTYTWGNGEIPVEMKPVYQEIERQHVRELATGVVGTGDSFYPSFCGAVDEFRDMLYVHTSLVATLKVELQPQFKDYEKCEKLAELMIEKIQSRTYSTV, encoded by the coding sequence ATGGCTTTGACGAACTTTAAGGGAAAAGTAGCGATTGTCTATTCATCCGTCACGGGGAATACAGAAGAACTTGTTCGTATGGTAGCAAGCTGCCTTCAATCACGATCAATGTCTACGGATTTATTTCAAGTAGAAGATTTTCTCCGTGCGAACATGGATGACTATGATGGGTTGGTCATCGGAACTTACACATGGGGCAATGGAGAAATTCCAGTAGAAATGAAGCCTGTGTACCAAGAAATAGAACGTCAACATGTTCGAGAGCTCGCCACAGGAGTGGTTGGGACGGGGGATTCCTTTTACCCTTCCTTTTGTGGAGCGGTGGATGAATTTAGGGATATGCTCTATGTTCATACTTCCTTAGTAGCCACACTAAAAGTAGAATTACAGCCACAGTTTAAGGATTATGAAAAATGTGAAAAACTGGCTGAGTTAATGATAGAAAAAATTCAAAGTCGGACCTATAGTACGGTGTGA
- the sda gene encoding sporulation histidine kinase inhibitor Sda: protein MDAYAAALKLALDHELIQLLEEEVDKRKLRQLVENYSIEQ, encoded by the coding sequence ATGGATGCTTATGCTGCAGCATTGAAGTTGGCTTTAGATCATGAACTTATACAGTTATTAGAGGAAGAGGTAGACAAAAGAAAATTAAGACAATTAGTAGAAAACTATTCAATTGAGCAGTGA
- a CDS encoding PAS domain S-box protein, translated as MTETYLELHAMDKELLFEAFTHAPLGMVLLGINGKIVQTNSSFCHFTGYSNEVIVQLGLRCLLYEEDYVTIDSNYRMLVAGEVDSFQVEKRFVHKKGHVVWGSINAHKVSTSQADYIIGQVVDITSSKQMDPQVETNHSQLESFIDNHLDPILIFDEKGVLTKANTKFEEEFGWNLQELIGIRMRDVRFFADEEEEPLKEKVLRGECVEGYETTVKKKNGMTMDVMITSFPIKDYQGGKNGLVVSFRDITVRKQAEELMIQSEKLSIAGQLSAAIAHEIRNPITAIKGFLKLLQNSNEKQLYYEIVESEIARIELILSELLSLAKPQKNNFKETDLRLTLKQCISLLDAEANMKSVQVDLKHESLLPMIHCDENQIKQVFINFMKNSFDAMPNGGSLHIEMENCMRTSGITIRFKDTGCGIPKEILSKIGQPFYTTKETGTGLGFMVSKNIIEGHSGTVHISSEVNIGTTIEIVLPSFSNI; from the coding sequence TTGACAGAAACTTACTTGGAATTACACGCAATGGATAAAGAACTATTGTTTGAGGCATTTACCCATGCCCCATTAGGAATGGTGCTGTTAGGGATAAATGGTAAGATCGTGCAAACAAACTCGTCCTTTTGTCATTTTACAGGATATTCAAATGAAGTAATCGTTCAATTAGGGCTAAGATGTTTATTATATGAAGAAGATTATGTAACAATAGATTCAAATTATCGAATGTTAGTAGCTGGAGAGGTAGATTCTTTTCAAGTAGAAAAGCGGTTTGTACATAAGAAAGGTCATGTGGTTTGGGGATCCATCAATGCCCATAAAGTTAGTACGTCACAAGCGGATTATATTATTGGCCAAGTGGTTGATATCACATCTAGTAAACAGATGGATCCACAAGTGGAGACGAATCATTCCCAGCTAGAATCTTTTATTGATAATCATTTAGACCCTATTTTAATCTTCGATGAAAAAGGGGTTCTAACAAAAGCTAATACTAAGTTTGAGGAAGAGTTTGGTTGGAATCTTCAGGAATTAATCGGTATTAGAATGCGCGATGTTAGATTTTTTGCAGATGAAGAAGAAGAGCCATTAAAGGAAAAGGTCCTTCGTGGAGAATGTGTGGAAGGGTACGAAACAACGGTTAAGAAGAAAAATGGAATGACAATGGATGTTATGATTACAAGCTTTCCGATTAAGGACTATCAGGGGGGCAAGAACGGGCTCGTTGTTAGTTTTCGTGATATAACAGTCCGAAAACAAGCGGAAGAACTAATGATTCAGTCGGAAAAGCTTTCAATTGCTGGACAGTTGTCAGCTGCGATTGCACATGAAATTCGAAATCCTATTACAGCAATTAAAGGGTTTTTAAAGCTTCTGCAAAACTCCAATGAAAAACAGCTGTATTATGAAATCGTTGAGTCAGAAATCGCTCGAATTGAACTGATCTTAAGTGAACTCTTATCACTAGCAAAGCCACAAAAAAACAATTTTAAAGAGACCGATTTACGCTTAACCTTAAAGCAATGTATTTCACTATTAGATGCAGAAGCCAATATGAAAAGTGTTCAGGTGGATTTAAAGCACGAAAGTCTTCTACCAATGATTCATTGTGATGAGAACCAAATTAAGCAAGTGTTCATTAATTTTATGAAAAATTCTTTTGATGCCATGCCTAACGGAGGGTCATTACATATTGAGATGGAAAATTGCATGCGGACTTCTGGTATCACCATTCGGTTCAAAGATACCGGATGTGGAATACCAAAGGAAATTTTATCCAAGATCGGACAGCCCTTTTATACGACAAAAGAAACGGGAACGGGTTTAGGGTTTATGGTAAGTAAGAATATTATTGAGGGCCATAGCGGCACCGTACATATCTCAAGTGAAGTAAATATAGGAACAACGATTGAAATCGTTTTACCAAGCTTTAGTAACATATAA
- a CDS encoding YxcD family protein — protein MEKLIIPEQDIINAICVYIAKKKQIKPEAVEVELMYDDDYGFSAEVFVDDRKQVLITANLIEALRLWIDEYLGRDPYAPIKLHLDDNEGIIAYIG, from the coding sequence ATGGAGAAGCTAATTATTCCCGAACAAGATATTATTAATGCAATTTGTGTTTATATCGCTAAGAAAAAGCAAATCAAACCTGAAGCAGTCGAAGTAGAGCTTATGTATGATGATGATTACGGCTTTTCTGCTGAAGTGTTCGTGGATGATCGAAAACAAGTGCTTATCACTGCGAATTTAATTGAAGCGTTACGCCTTTGGATCGATGAATATTTAGGAAGAGATCCATATGCTCCAATCAAGCTACATTTAGACGACAATGAAGGAATCATTGCTTATATTGGATAA
- the brnQ gene encoding branched-chain amino acid transport system II carrier protein, which yields MKKFDTLVIGLMLFSMFFGAGNLIFPPVLGAQAGTSYWLAIGGFILTGVGLPFAVLLAVSLVKDGAAEIGNRVHPWFSTIFMVIVYLSIGPFLAIPRNANVAYEMGIKPFLGSSSNSAFVLLAFSSVFFALVFVVSLNPSKMEQYMGRWITPVLLVAMVTLCTIGLFKMDGHLQTPAEPYQANAFSTGFIEGYNTMDALAALAFGIVILSAIKQRGITDKKQLTKYTLKAALVAGVLLSLVYVSLGLIGGKMAASGSYASGTDLLTAASTLLLGSSGKALLGFIFTLACFTTVVGLTVACGQYFSKLLPKVSYRTVALIVTLIGFTLSNMGLAQILKVSVPFLVTAYPLTIVLTLLTFFSRYYKNIRKVYGSAMLFTGIFAVNSGLATAGVNLGFLQSVAKALPFASVGLEWIIPAFVGTAIGWLLGIFEKKPVPSQLVETKAS from the coding sequence ATGAAGAAATTTGACACTTTGGTTATTGGATTAATGTTATTCTCTATGTTTTTTGGAGCTGGAAATTTGATCTTCCCTCCGGTATTAGGAGCACAAGCGGGCACCTCTTATTGGCTAGCGATTGGCGGGTTTATTTTAACAGGTGTTGGATTGCCTTTTGCTGTGCTTCTTGCTGTTTCACTAGTTAAAGATGGAGCTGCAGAAATCGGCAATCGCGTCCATCCATGGTTCAGCACGATTTTTATGGTGATTGTGTACCTTTCCATCGGACCATTTTTAGCGATTCCAAGAAATGCAAATGTTGCTTATGAGATGGGAATCAAACCATTCTTAGGAAGCTCCTCCAACTCAGCTTTCGTATTATTAGCATTTTCTTCGGTCTTTTTTGCGCTTGTATTTGTAGTGAGTTTAAACCCTTCAAAGATGGAACAATATATGGGGCGCTGGATCACTCCAGTCTTACTCGTGGCAATGGTCACTTTATGCACAATCGGTTTATTTAAGATGGATGGCCATTTGCAAACACCCGCTGAGCCGTATCAAGCGAATGCCTTTTCCACAGGCTTCATCGAAGGATACAACACGATGGATGCTCTTGCCGCTCTTGCGTTTGGAATCGTTATTTTATCTGCGATTAAACAAAGAGGAATTACAGATAAGAAACAATTAACCAAGTATACCTTGAAGGCAGCACTTGTCGCTGGCGTTCTTCTTTCACTCGTTTATGTAAGCCTAGGACTTATCGGTGGAAAAATGGCTGCTTCTGGTTCATATGCAAGCGGTACTGATTTGTTAACTGCCGCATCCACCCTACTACTTGGTTCAAGTGGCAAGGCACTTCTAGGATTTATCTTTACGTTAGCTTGCTTTACAACTGTCGTCGGTCTTACGGTTGCATGTGGTCAGTACTTCTCGAAGCTTCTACCTAAAGTAAGCTATCGAACAGTGGCCCTGATTGTTACACTCATTGGGTTTACCCTTTCCAATATGGGACTTGCACAAATTTTAAAAGTTTCTGTTCCGTTCCTTGTGACAGCTTATCCGCTAACAATCGTTTTAACCTTGCTCACTTTCTTTAGTCGTTATTACAAAAATATTCGTAAAGTATATGGCAGCGCAATGTTATTTACCGGTATTTTTGCTGTAAATAGTGGCCTTGCTACAGCTGGAGTGAACCTAGGATTTTTACAATCGGTGGCAAAGGCACTCCCATTTGCCTCTGTTGGTCTTGAATGGATCATTCCTGCTTTCGTTGGAACAGCTATCGGATGGCTCCTTGGAATCTTTGAAAAAAAGCCCGTTCCATCCCAACTAGTAGAAACGAAAGCATCCTAA
- a CDS encoding VOC family protein: MNFSFIKIDHIQLAAPADSEDQTRHFFSTILGLTEIEKPAALKKRGGVWFQLGAQQELHIGIEEPFSPAKKAHPAFVVKNLNSLKDHLQDHHVPYKEDTLIPDVDRIYIDDPFGNRIEIIGE, encoded by the coding sequence ATGAACTTTTCATTTATTAAAATTGATCATATTCAACTTGCTGCACCGGCTGATAGTGAGGATCAAACGAGGCATTTTTTTAGTACGATTCTTGGTTTAACAGAAATCGAAAAACCGGCGGCGCTAAAAAAACGCGGAGGGGTTTGGTTTCAACTCGGTGCTCAACAAGAGCTTCATATCGGTATCGAAGAACCCTTTTCTCCAGCTAAAAAAGCTCACCCGGCGTTCGTAGTTAAAAACCTGAACTCTTTAAAAGATCACCTACAAGATCATCATGTTCCGTACAAAGAGGACACCCTTATTCCCGATGTGGATCGGATTTATATCGATGACCCCTTCGGAAATCGAATTGAAATCATCGGAGAATAA